The Actinocatenispora sera genome has a window encoding:
- a CDS encoding FAD-binding oxidoreductase yields MTTLDELRGQVRGAVVTEQDDGYDQARRVYNAMIDRHPAVVVRCADDTDVLATVGYARDNDLDLAVRGGAHSVPGFGTNDGGVVCDLSAMTGVWVDPAGQTAWAQGGNTWGSFNHATYGYGLATTGGIIGSTGIGGLTLGGGIGYLTRRYGLTIDNLLAARVVLADGRAVTASADSEPDLFWALRGGGGNFGVVTGFRYRMHPVRDIMAGIFFYPLDRAADVLAAYDSYIADAPAELGAFPAFQIAPPLPFIPPQEHGKPFVITVACWSGPPEDGEKVFAPLRDAAPIVAEMVAPMPYPMLNSLFDELLPAGLQHYWKTVFSPPLSPEVIAVHAEHGPRVPALQSTMHIYPINGASHDVAADATAFTHRDAKYATVIAGMWPDAADNDANIAWVRDYYAALRPLSQAGEYVNFMAGDDQEKLRDSYGVNYDRLVDVKRRYDPGNLFHDNQNIAP; encoded by the coding sequence ATGACGACGCTGGACGAGCTTCGCGGACAGGTACGTGGAGCGGTGGTGACCGAGCAGGACGACGGGTACGACCAGGCCCGGCGGGTCTACAACGCCATGATCGACCGGCACCCCGCCGTCGTGGTGCGGTGCGCGGACGACACCGACGTGCTGGCCACCGTCGGGTACGCCCGGGACAACGACCTCGACCTCGCCGTGCGGGGCGGCGCGCACAGCGTGCCCGGCTTCGGCACGAACGACGGGGGCGTGGTCTGCGACCTGTCGGCGATGACCGGCGTGTGGGTCGACCCGGCGGGACAGACCGCCTGGGCCCAGGGCGGCAACACGTGGGGCAGCTTCAACCACGCCACCTACGGCTACGGGCTCGCCACCACGGGCGGGATCATCGGCAGTACGGGCATCGGCGGGCTCACCCTCGGCGGCGGGATCGGGTACCTGACCCGCAGGTACGGGCTGACCATCGACAACCTGCTGGCTGCCCGGGTGGTCCTCGCCGACGGGCGGGCGGTGACCGCCAGTGCGGACAGCGAACCCGACCTGTTCTGGGCGCTGCGCGGCGGTGGCGGCAACTTCGGGGTGGTCACCGGGTTCCGGTACCGGATGCATCCGGTGCGCGACATCATGGCCGGGATCTTCTTCTACCCGCTCGACCGGGCCGCCGACGTGCTCGCGGCGTACGACTCCTACATCGCCGACGCGCCCGCCGAACTCGGCGCCTTCCCGGCGTTCCAGATCGCGCCGCCGCTGCCGTTCATCCCGCCACAGGAGCACGGCAAGCCGTTCGTGATCACGGTGGCCTGCTGGTCCGGACCGCCCGAGGACGGCGAGAAGGTGTTCGCGCCGCTGCGCGACGCCGCGCCGATCGTGGCCGAGATGGTCGCCCCGATGCCCTATCCGATGCTCAACTCGCTGTTCGACGAGCTGCTGCCGGCCGGACTCCAGCACTACTGGAAGACGGTGTTCTCGCCGCCGCTGAGCCCGGAGGTGATCGCGGTGCACGCCGAGCACGGACCACGGGTACCGGCGTTGCAGTCCACGATGCACATCTACCCGATCAACGGCGCCAGCCACGACGTCGCCGCCGACGCGACCGCCTTCACCCACCGCGACGCCAAGTACGCCACGGTGATCGCCGGGATGTGGCCGGACGCCGCCGACAACGACGCCAACATCGCCTGGGTACGGGACTACTACGCGGCGCTGCGACCGCTGTCGCAGGCCGGCGAGTACGTCAACTTCATGGCCGGCGACGACCAGGAGAAGCTGCGGGACTCCTACGGCGTCAACTACGACCGCCTCGTCGACGTGAAGCGCCGCTACGACCCCGGGAACCTGTTCCACGACAACCAGAACATCGCGCCGTAG
- a CDS encoding sugar ABC transporter ATP-binding protein — MTSTAVIEAAGLSQTFGRTRALDDVSLAIEPGRCLGLVGRNGAGKSTIVSILTGLRRPDAGHVRLYGEPAPPVGDPAAWRRKVACVYQHSMLVPTLTVAENMFLNRQPRRRWGLISPAAMRTEAARVLADWGVELDVTALAGAISVEQRQIVEIARALSAGTRCLILDEPTAALERAAVSRLFDRIRPLLSAGVGILYISHHLEEVYEICDEVTVLRDGRHVRTAPVGEIGQDELVAAMVGAADAAGVHATTIDAAPTGDTTAEPVLSVRELTAVDGRGSVTGVSLDVRPGECVGLLGLAGSGTTTLADAVAGLVKALSGQILLDGRVVPPGRPDVALHRGVGYVPEDRHDRGYVPLLGVADNITMTINDRLTRYGVLAPARHRSAARTLAGRLDVVSAGTAQPVGELSGGNQQKVVVARALAREPKVVVAVAPTQGVDVASKRSLLGALEQARDGGAGVLLVSDDLADLAIANRIVVLVRGSVFAEFTEPPWDRERLIAAAEGLAGAATSSTVDKQDGRQAGTEGEAQQ; from the coding sequence GTGACCTCGACCGCCGTCATCGAGGCCGCGGGCCTGTCCCAGACCTTCGGTCGCACCCGCGCCCTCGACGACGTCAGTCTGGCCATCGAACCGGGCAGGTGCCTGGGACTGGTGGGCCGCAACGGTGCCGGGAAGTCGACGATCGTGTCGATCCTGACCGGGCTGCGCCGCCCGGACGCCGGCCACGTCCGGCTGTACGGCGAGCCGGCCCCGCCGGTCGGCGACCCGGCGGCGTGGCGCCGCAAGGTGGCCTGCGTGTACCAGCACTCGATGCTGGTGCCGACGCTGACGGTGGCCGAGAACATGTTCCTCAACCGGCAGCCGCGCCGCCGGTGGGGCCTCATCAGCCCGGCCGCGATGCGTACCGAGGCGGCGCGGGTGCTGGCCGACTGGGGTGTCGAGCTCGACGTGACCGCGCTGGCCGGCGCGATCTCGGTGGAGCAGCGGCAGATCGTGGAGATCGCCCGCGCGCTGTCGGCCGGTACCCGGTGCCTGATCCTGGACGAGCCGACCGCGGCGCTGGAGCGGGCGGCGGTGAGCCGGCTGTTCGACCGGATCCGGCCGCTGCTGTCGGCCGGCGTCGGCATCCTCTACATCTCCCATCACCTGGAGGAGGTGTACGAGATCTGCGACGAGGTCACCGTGCTGCGCGACGGCCGGCACGTGCGGACCGCGCCGGTCGGTGAGATCGGCCAGGACGAGCTGGTGGCCGCGATGGTCGGCGCCGCCGACGCGGCCGGCGTGCACGCCACCACGATCGACGCCGCACCGACCGGCGACACCACCGCCGAACCGGTACTGAGCGTGCGGGAGCTGACCGCGGTCGACGGCCGGGGCAGCGTCACCGGGGTGAGCCTGGACGTGCGACCCGGCGAGTGCGTCGGGCTGCTCGGCCTGGCCGGCTCGGGTACCACCACGCTGGCCGATGCGGTCGCCGGCCTGGTGAAGGCGCTCAGCGGCCAGATCCTGCTGGACGGCCGGGTGGTACCGCCGGGCCGGCCGGACGTGGCGCTGCACCGCGGCGTGGGCTACGTGCCGGAGGACCGGCACGACCGCGGCTACGTGCCGCTGCTCGGGGTGGCCGACAACATCACCATGACGATCAACGACCGGCTGACCCGGTACGGGGTGCTCGCCCCGGCCCGGCACCGGTCCGCCGCCCGCACTCTGGCCGGCCGGCTCGACGTGGTCTCCGCCGGTACCGCACAGCCGGTCGGCGAGCTGTCCGGCGGCAACCAGCAGAAGGTGGTCGTGGCGCGGGCGCTGGCGCGCGAGCCGAAGGTGGTCGTGGCGGTCGCGCCGACCCAGGGCGTCGACGTCGCGTCGAAGCGGTCGCTGCTCGGCGCGCTGGAGCAGGCCCGGGACGGTGGCGCCGGCGTACTGCTGGTCTCCGACGACCTGGCCGATCTGGCGATCGCGAACCGGATCGTGGTGCTGGTCCGCGGCAGCGTGTTCGCCGAGTTCACCGAACCGCCCTGGGACCGGGAGCGGCTGATCGCCGCGGCCGAGGGGCTGGCCGGCGCGGCTACATCGTCCACTGTGGACAAGCAGGACGGCAGGCAGGCCGGTACCGAGGGAGAAGCGCAGCAATGA
- a CDS encoding ABC transporter permease, translated as MSDTTVEPALVAAGARRGAAVNLIQQFALIPVIVILCVVGAFVSDSFLTLTNLANVGQQISALGVVVVAETLILIAGSMDLSLQSNYGLSAMVAAWLVAPAASSGLGIEINPLLGLLAGLIVGGLIGLFNGAMIVKAKINGFILTLAMYILLAGVQTGIVSGHTVGSLPKSFIALGSFYFADIPISVWVAAVIFVVAGLYLRYTRTGRSLYAIGGNREAARAAGIKVDRIRIGVFIVGGGLAALGGLMEAGRVVAVTANQGTNLIFTVFAAAVIGGVSLNGGRGNMLGAATGVVLLGLVQNLLALAQVQSYWIDAVDGAVILVALALSRLVGGERSSE; from the coding sequence ATGAGCGACACGACTGTCGAGCCGGCGCTGGTGGCCGCGGGCGCCCGGCGCGGTGCCGCGGTCAACCTGATCCAGCAGTTCGCGCTGATCCCGGTGATCGTGATCCTGTGCGTGGTCGGCGCGTTCGTCAGCGACTCGTTCCTGACCCTGACCAACCTCGCCAACGTCGGCCAGCAGATCTCCGCGCTCGGCGTGGTGGTCGTCGCCGAGACGCTGATCCTGATCGCCGGCAGCATGGACCTGTCGTTGCAGTCCAACTACGGGCTGTCGGCGATGGTGGCGGCGTGGCTGGTGGCGCCGGCCGCCTCGTCCGGGCTGGGCATCGAGATCAACCCGCTGCTCGGGCTGCTCGCCGGGCTGATCGTCGGCGGGCTGATCGGACTGTTCAACGGCGCGATGATCGTCAAGGCGAAGATCAACGGGTTCATCCTGACGCTCGCGATGTACATCCTGCTCGCCGGGGTGCAGACCGGCATCGTGTCCGGACACACCGTCGGCAGCCTGCCGAAGTCGTTCATCGCGCTCGGCTCGTTCTACTTCGCCGACATCCCGATCTCGGTGTGGGTGGCCGCGGTGATCTTCGTGGTCGCCGGGCTCTACCTGCGGTACACCCGGACCGGCCGGTCGCTGTACGCGATCGGCGGCAACCGGGAGGCGGCCCGCGCGGCCGGCATCAAGGTGGACCGGATCCGCATCGGGGTGTTCATCGTCGGCGGCGGCCTCGCCGCGCTCGGCGGGCTGATGGAGGCCGGCCGGGTCGTCGCGGTCACCGCCAACCAGGGCACGAACCTGATCTTCACGGTGTTCGCCGCGGCGGTCATCGGCGGCGTCAGCCTCAACGGCGGGCGCGGCAACATGCTCGGCGCCGCAACGGGTGTGGTACTGCTCGGACTGGTGCAGAACCTGCTCGCACTCGCCCAGGTGCAGAGCTACTGGATCGACGCGGTGGACGGCGCGGTCATTCTGGTCGCCCTCGCCCTGTCCCGGCTGGTGGGTGGCGAACGCAGCAGCGAGTGA
- a CDS encoding LacI family DNA-binding transcriptional regulator: MEGPDAVGGRAARPTLRQVAAEAGVSLKTASRVLNGHPHVSDATAARVRGAADALGFRLNRIARELRSGATSTSVGLIISDLANPFYSRIARGAERVLRASGLQLVTASTDEDSTQERSLVEELLERRVRALLVVPSGTDHAYLEPEHGRTPVVFLDRPPVRLAVDTVLVDNRAGARAGVAHLLRAGHRRIGFVGDLSRLATQRERMAGFADAMQAAGVLQWERYVRADSHDQATAARSTRDLLATDPAPTALFTSNNVNTAGALRALTGVPTPPALVGFDDFDLADVLGITVVGHEPEEMGRIAAERVVARLNGDDSPHRTVVLPTRIIPRGSGERAAADIR; the protein is encoded by the coding sequence ATGGAAGGTCCGGATGCGGTGGGCGGGCGGGCGGCACGGCCGACGCTGCGCCAGGTGGCGGCCGAGGCCGGGGTCAGCCTCAAGACCGCCTCGCGGGTACTGAACGGGCATCCGCACGTCTCGGACGCCACCGCGGCGCGGGTGCGCGGTGCGGCCGACGCGCTCGGCTTCCGGCTCAACCGGATCGCCCGGGAGCTGCGCTCCGGCGCCACCTCGACCTCGGTCGGGTTGATCATCTCGGACCTGGCGAACCCGTTCTACTCGCGCATCGCCCGCGGCGCCGAACGGGTGCTGCGCGCCTCCGGCCTGCAGCTGGTGACCGCGAGTACCGACGAGGACTCGACCCAGGAGCGGTCGCTGGTCGAGGAGCTGCTGGAGCGGCGGGTGCGGGCGCTGCTGGTGGTGCCCAGCGGTACCGACCACGCCTACCTGGAGCCGGAGCACGGCCGGACTCCGGTGGTGTTCCTGGACCGCCCGCCGGTGCGGCTGGCCGTCGACACCGTACTGGTGGACAACCGGGCCGGTGCCCGCGCCGGCGTGGCACACCTGCTGCGCGCCGGGCACCGGCGGATCGGGTTCGTCGGCGACCTGTCCCGGCTCGCCACCCAGCGGGAGCGGATGGCCGGCTTCGCCGACGCGATGCAGGCGGCCGGCGTGCTGCAGTGGGAGCGGTACGTGCGAGCCGACTCGCACGACCAGGCCACCGCGGCCCGCAGCACCCGCGACCTGCTGGCCACCGATCCGGCCCCGACCGCGCTGTTCACCAGCAACAACGTCAACACCGCCGGCGCGCTGCGGGCGCTGACCGGGGTGCCCACGCCGCCGGCGCTGGTCGGCTTCGACGACTTCGACCTGGCCGACGTCCTCGGCATCACGGTGGTGGGCCACGAGCCGGAGGAGATGGGGCGCATCGCCGCCGAGCGGGTGGTGGCCCGGCTCAACGGGGACGACAGCCCGCACCGCACCGTGGTCCTGCCGACCCGGATCATTCCGCGCGGCTCCGGAGAGCGCGCAGCCGCTGACATCCGATGA
- a CDS encoding sulfite oxidase — translation MDTAPGTPARVAGPAELIGLDELRLAARNHGMPLEALRYDVTPPGLHYVLTHYDIPDVDPQRWELTVDGAVGRPRRYSAADLRAGPRQTVRVTLECAGNGRARLVPRPVSQPWLDEAVGTADWTGTPLAALLSEVAPADAAATVVFTGADHGTERGVEQDYQRALPLAEAMRPEVLLADEMNGAPLPPQHGFPLRLVVPGWYGMAHVKWLRAITVLTGGFDGFQNTVAYRLKQAAGEDGEPVTRIRPRALLVPPGHPDFMSRTRFLPAGEHVLTGRAWAGAGPVRRVEFSAGGDWVDADLGSAPGRWAWRPFTVRWRAAPGRYVLSVRATDATGVAQPVDPAWNVQGMANNAAQRVPVVVTPVGEPGEQGAR, via the coding sequence GTGGACACCGCACCCGGCACGCCGGCCCGAGTGGCCGGGCCGGCCGAGCTGATCGGACTGGACGAACTGCGGTTGGCCGCCCGCAACCACGGGATGCCGCTGGAGGCGCTGCGGTACGACGTGACGCCGCCCGGGCTGCACTACGTGCTCACCCACTACGACATCCCCGACGTCGACCCGCAGCGCTGGGAACTGACCGTCGACGGCGCCGTTGGCCGGCCGCGCCGCTACTCCGCCGCCGACCTGCGGGCCGGTCCCCGCCAGACGGTGCGGGTGACGCTGGAGTGCGCCGGGAACGGGCGGGCCCGCCTCGTTCCGCGGCCGGTGAGCCAGCCCTGGCTGGACGAGGCGGTCGGTACCGCCGACTGGACCGGGACACCGCTCGCCGCGCTGCTGTCCGAGGTGGCGCCGGCGGACGCGGCGGCCACCGTCGTGTTCACCGGCGCCGACCACGGCACCGAACGCGGCGTCGAACAGGACTACCAGCGAGCGCTGCCGCTGGCCGAGGCGATGCGCCCGGAGGTCCTGCTCGCCGACGAGATGAACGGCGCTCCGCTGCCACCGCAGCACGGCTTCCCGCTACGCCTGGTCGTGCCCGGGTGGTACGGGATGGCGCACGTGAAGTGGTTGCGTGCGATCACGGTGCTGACCGGCGGGTTCGACGGCTTCCAGAACACCGTGGCGTACCGGCTGAAGCAGGCCGCCGGCGAGGACGGCGAGCCCGTCACCCGGATCCGGCCGCGCGCCCTGCTGGTGCCGCCCGGCCATCCCGACTTCATGTCCCGCACCCGGTTCCTGCCCGCCGGCGAGCACGTGTTGACCGGGCGCGCCTGGGCGGGGGCGGGCCCGGTACGCCGGGTCGAGTTCTCCGCCGGGGGCGACTGGGTCGACGCCGACCTGGGATCGGCACCCGGGCGCTGGGCATGGCGGCCGTTCACCGTGCGGTGGCGGGCGGCCCCCGGCCGGTACGTGCTGAGCGTGCGGGCCACCGACGCGACCGGCGTGGCCCAACCGGTCGACCCGGCCTGGAACGTGCAGGGCATGGCGAACAACGCGGCCCAGCGAGTACCGGTGGTGGTGACGCCGGTCGGCGAGCCCGGAGAGCAAGGTGCGAGATGA
- a CDS encoding sugar ABC transporter substrate-binding protein produces the protein MGTDGTRRTGTVWPRKVGSTRRGARRLIGLAAVAALLVGPLAACSESGPGSASGGSGGSKLGKTETFKLGVSLALNNTDFWTSYIGYQKQYAKQYHAKLIGPLVNNNDSGKQISDIRTLISEGAQALIVNPVDSAAIKPALDYARSKGIPVVSVDVAPTAGDTYMIVRADNELYGTESCEYIGKHATSGTVAELQGDLSSLNGRDRSTAFEKCMASKFPKLKVAKYPTKWDASTATTAAATAMSSHKDLVGIYTQWSGPVPGIIQAEKSAGKYKPVGKPGHIIMVSNDGVPFEMKDIRDGVLDATVSQPATLYAKYAVSYSRDALMGKKYAKGQQAASGAGPLVTVGSNLEDPIKAPLVTSQNVDDPSLWGNQAATK, from the coding sequence GTGGGCACGGATGGTACGCGGCGTACCGGTACGGTGTGGCCGCGCAAGGTGGGCTCGACCAGGCGCGGCGCCCGACGGCTGATCGGCCTGGCTGCGGTGGCGGCGCTGCTGGTGGGACCGCTCGCGGCCTGCTCCGAGTCGGGCCCGGGCTCGGCGTCCGGCGGTTCCGGCGGCAGCAAGCTCGGCAAGACCGAGACGTTCAAGCTGGGCGTCTCGCTGGCGCTCAACAACACCGACTTCTGGACCTCCTACATCGGCTACCAGAAGCAGTACGCCAAGCAGTACCACGCGAAGCTGATCGGGCCGCTGGTCAACAACAACGACTCGGGCAAGCAGATCTCCGACATCCGTACGTTGATCTCGGAGGGCGCGCAGGCGCTGATCGTCAACCCGGTCGACTCGGCGGCGATCAAGCCGGCGCTGGACTACGCCAGGAGCAAGGGCATCCCGGTCGTCTCCGTCGACGTGGCGCCGACCGCCGGCGACACGTACATGATCGTGCGCGCCGACAACGAGCTGTACGGCACCGAGTCGTGCGAGTACATCGGCAAGCACGCCACCTCCGGTACCGTCGCCGAGCTGCAGGGTGACCTGTCGTCGCTGAACGGCCGGGACCGCTCGACCGCGTTCGAGAAGTGCATGGCGAGCAAGTTCCCGAAGCTCAAGGTCGCGAAGTACCCGACGAAGTGGGATGCGAGCACCGCGACCACGGCGGCGGCCACCGCGATGTCCAGCCACAAGGACCTGGTCGGCATCTACACCCAGTGGAGCGGCCCGGTGCCGGGCATCATCCAGGCCGAGAAGAGCGCCGGGAAGTACAAGCCGGTCGGCAAGCCGGGCCACATCATCATGGTGTCCAACGACGGCGTGCCGTTCGAGATGAAGGACATCCGGGACGGCGTGCTGGACGCGACGGTCTCCCAGCCGGCCACCCTCTACGCGAAGTACGCGGTGTCCTACTCGCGGGACGCCCTGATGGGCAAGAAGTACGCCAAGGGGCAGCAGGCGGCGTCCGGCGCCGGGCCGCTGGTGACGGTCGGCAGCAACCTGGAGGACCCGATCAAGGCGCCGCTGGTCACCAGCCAGAACGTCGACGACCCCAGCCTGTGGGGCAACCAGGCGGCCACGAAGTGA
- the ileS gene encoding isoleucine--tRNA ligase — protein sequence MYNEVPAQVDLPALEHEVLALWRDNKIFAQSMAHTEGRPEWVFYEGPPTANGMPGAHHIEARVFKDVFPRYKTMKGFHVGRRAGWDCHGLPVELAVEKELGFRGKPDIEAYGVAEFNEKCRASVRRHVDAFTKLTERMGYWVDLSEAYWTMDPSYIESVWWSLKKIFDDGRLTQDHRVAPWCPRCGTGLSDHELAQGYETVVDPSVYVRFPLTSGPLAGNAALLVWTTTPWTLVSNTAVAAHPEVDYVVATDGTERLVVAEPLVGSALGEGWTLTGERFTGREMLRWSYQRPFELVDIPDAHYVVNADYVTVEDGTGLVHQSPAFGAEDMQVARSYGLPVVNPVRPDGTFAPEVGLVGGVFFKTADEALTNDLAARGLLFKHVAYEHSYPHCWRCHTPLLYYAQPSWYIRTTQVKDALLRENERTTWHPETVKHGRYGDWLDNNIDWALSRTRYWGTPLPIWRCESDHLTCVGSLAELAELAGRDLTGLDPHRPYIDEVTITCPQCGDEARRVPEVIDAWYDSGSMPFAQWGYPHRNVEQFESTYPAQFICEAIDQTRGWFYTLMAVGTLVFDRSSYETVVCLGHILAEDGRKMSKHLGNMLDPIELLEANGADAVRWFMAAGGSPWAARRVGHGTIQEVVRKTLLTYWNTVSFQALYARLANWSPSAADPAPAQRTLLDRWLLSELNTLVRDVDAALDGFDTQRAGRLLAAFVDDLSNWYVRRSRRRCWQGDPAALATLHTAIETVTRLLAPIVPFITERVWQDLVRPVTPEAPQSVHLTSFPEPDEALIDPRLSAQMALVRRLVELGRSARAEAKVKTRQPLSRALVAAAGADELPAELAAEVCAELNVTELGSLAAVGGSLVDVAAKANFRALGKRFGRRTQPVAAAIAAADAAELSAALRAGTAAVEVDGERIELSADEVVVTETPREGWAVAAESGATVALDLEVTPELRRAGLAREAIRLIQEARKSSGLQVSDRIAVRWDAAEAETADALTEHAALVADEVLAVDFAHGTGDGNGFGTPFTDDGLGLTFRLRRA from the coding sequence CTGTACAACGAGGTGCCCGCGCAGGTCGACCTGCCGGCGCTGGAGCACGAGGTGCTCGCGCTGTGGCGGGACAACAAGATCTTCGCCCAGTCGATGGCGCACACCGAGGGTCGCCCGGAGTGGGTGTTCTACGAGGGCCCGCCGACCGCGAACGGAATGCCCGGCGCGCACCACATCGAGGCGCGGGTGTTCAAGGACGTCTTCCCGCGGTACAAGACGATGAAGGGGTTCCATGTCGGCCGCAGGGCGGGCTGGGACTGCCACGGCCTGCCGGTCGAGCTGGCGGTGGAGAAGGAGCTGGGGTTCCGCGGCAAGCCCGACATCGAGGCGTACGGGGTGGCCGAGTTCAACGAGAAGTGCCGGGCCTCGGTGCGGCGGCACGTGGACGCGTTCACCAAGCTCACCGAACGGATGGGCTACTGGGTCGACCTGTCCGAGGCCTACTGGACGATGGACCCGAGCTACATCGAGTCGGTGTGGTGGTCGCTGAAGAAGATCTTCGACGACGGCCGGCTGACCCAGGACCACCGGGTGGCGCCCTGGTGCCCGCGGTGCGGCACCGGGCTCAGCGACCACGAGCTGGCGCAGGGGTACGAGACGGTCGTCGACCCGTCGGTCTACGTCCGGTTCCCGCTGACCTCCGGCCCGCTGGCCGGCAACGCGGCGCTGCTGGTCTGGACGACCACGCCGTGGACGCTGGTGTCCAACACCGCCGTCGCCGCGCACCCCGAGGTGGACTACGTGGTGGCGACCGACGGTACCGAGCGGCTGGTGGTGGCCGAGCCGCTGGTCGGCTCGGCGCTGGGGGAGGGCTGGACGCTCACCGGTGAACGGTTCACCGGCCGCGAGATGCTGCGCTGGAGCTACCAGCGTCCGTTCGAGCTGGTGGACATCCCGGACGCGCACTACGTGGTCAACGCCGACTACGTGACGGTCGAGGACGGCACCGGCCTGGTGCACCAGTCGCCGGCGTTCGGCGCCGAGGACATGCAGGTGGCCCGCAGCTACGGGCTGCCGGTGGTGAACCCGGTGCGCCCGGACGGCACGTTCGCGCCGGAGGTGGGCCTGGTCGGCGGGGTGTTCTTCAAGACCGCCGACGAGGCGCTGACCAACGACCTCGCCGCCCGTGGCCTGCTGTTCAAGCACGTGGCCTACGAGCACTCCTACCCGCACTGCTGGCGCTGCCACACCCCGCTGCTGTACTACGCGCAGCCGTCCTGGTACATCCGCACCACGCAGGTCAAGGACGCGCTGCTGCGGGAGAACGAGCGCACCACCTGGCACCCGGAGACGGTCAAGCACGGCCGCTACGGCGACTGGCTCGACAACAACATCGACTGGGCGCTGTCCCGGACCCGCTACTGGGGCACGCCGCTGCCGATCTGGCGCTGCGAGTCCGACCACCTGACCTGCGTCGGGTCGCTGGCCGAACTGGCCGAGCTGGCCGGGCGCGACCTGACCGGCCTGGACCCGCACCGGCCGTACATCGACGAGGTGACGATCACCTGCCCGCAGTGCGGCGACGAGGCCCGGCGGGTACCGGAGGTGATCGACGCCTGGTACGACTCGGGGTCGATGCCGTTCGCGCAGTGGGGCTACCCGCACCGCAACGTCGAGCAGTTCGAGTCGACCTACCCGGCGCAGTTCATCTGCGAGGCGATCGACCAGACCCGCGGCTGGTTCTACACGCTGATGGCGGTCGGCACCCTGGTGTTCGACCGTTCCTCGTACGAGACGGTGGTGTGCCTGGGGCACATCCTCGCCGAGGACGGCCGCAAGATGTCCAAGCACCTGGGCAACATGCTGGACCCGATCGAGCTGCTGGAGGCCAACGGCGCGGACGCGGTGCGCTGGTTCATGGCGGCCGGCGGTTCGCCGTGGGCGGCGCGGCGGGTCGGCCACGGCACCATCCAGGAGGTCGTCCGCAAGACGCTGCTGACCTACTGGAACACCGTGTCGTTCCAGGCGCTGTACGCGCGGCTGGCGAACTGGTCGCCGTCGGCGGCCGATCCGGCGCCGGCGCAGCGCACGCTGCTCGACCGGTGGCTGCTGTCCGAGCTCAACACGCTGGTCCGGGACGTGGACGCGGCGCTGGACGGGTTCGACACCCAGCGCGCCGGGCGGCTGCTCGCCGCGTTCGTCGACGACCTGTCCAACTGGTACGTGCGCCGGTCGCGGCGTCGCTGCTGGCAGGGTGACCCGGCGGCGCTCGCCACCCTGCACACCGCGATCGAGACGGTGACCCGGCTGCTCGCGCCGATCGTCCCGTTCATCACCGAGCGGGTCTGGCAGGACCTGGTCCGGCCGGTGACCCCGGAGGCGCCGCAGTCGGTGCACCTCACGTCGTTCCCGGAGCCGGACGAGGCGCTGATCGACCCGCGGCTGTCGGCGCAGATGGCGCTGGTTCGCCGGCTGGTGGAGCTGGGTCGCAGCGCCCGCGCCGAGGCGAAGGTGAAGACCCGCCAGCCGCTGTCGCGGGCGCTGGTCGCCGCCGCCGGTGCCGACGAGCTGCCGGCCGAGCTGGCGGCGGAGGTGTGTGCCGAGCTGAACGTCACCGAGCTCGGTTCGCTCGCCGCGGTCGGCGGCTCGCTGGTGGACGTGGCCGCCAAGGCGAACTTCCGTGCCCTGGGCAAGCGGTTCGGCAGGCGCACCCAGCCGGTGGCCGCGGCGATCGCGGCGGCCGACGCGGCGGAGCTGTCCGCGGCGCTGCGCGCCGGTACCGCCGCGGTCGAGGTCGACGGGGAGCGCATCGAGCTGTCCGCCGACGAGGTGGTCGTCACCGAGACCCCGCGGGAGGGCTGGGCGGTCGCCGCCGAGTCCGGCGCGACGGTCGCGCTGGATCTCGAGGTCACGCCGGAGCTGCGCCGGGCCGGGCTGGCCCGGGAGGCGATCCGGCTGATCCAGGAGGCGCGCAAGTCGAGCGGGCTGCAGGTGTCCGACCGGATCGCGGTGCGCTGGGACGCGGCGGAGGCGGAGACCGCCGACGCGCTGACCGAGCACGCCGCGCTGGTCGCCGACGAGGTCCTCGCGGTCGACTTCGCGCACGGTACCGGTGACGGCAACGGGTTCGGCACGCCGTTCACCGACGACGGTCTCGGCCTGACGTTCCGGCTCCGCCGGGCCTGA